The DNA sequence TCATCACCAACACCAGCGTCGCGGGCGAATTCTTCGCGCGCTTTCCGGCGACCGTCGAACTGTCGCTGTGCGCGCTCGTGTTCGCGCTCGTGGTCGGGCTGCCGGCCGGCGTGATCGCCGCGCTGCGGCGCGGCTCGGTCGTCGATCACGGCGTGATGGGCACCGCGCTCACCGGCTACTCGATGCCGATCTTCTGGTGGGGGCTGATCCTCATCATGGTGTTTTCGTCGTATCTCGGCTGGACGCCCGTATCGGGCCGCATCGCCGTCGAATACGACTTCCCGCATCCGACCGGCTTCATGCTGATCGACGCGCTGCTCGCGCCGGACGAAGGCTCGTTCAAGTCGGCGGTCAGCCACCTGATCCTGCCCGCGATCGTGCTCGGCACGATCCCGCTCGCGGTGATCGCGCGGATGACGCGCTCGTCGATGCTCGAAGTGCTGCGCGAGGATTACATCCGCACGGCGCGCGCGAAAGGGCTGTCGCCGGCGCGCGTGGTGGTCGTGCATGCGCTGCGCAACGCGCTG is a window from the Burkholderia vietnamiensis LMG 10929 genome containing:
- a CDS encoding ABC transporter permease subunit — its product is MFTFVLRRVGMVIPTFIGITILAFALIHLIPGDPIEVMMGERGVDPAMHAEAMKRLGLDQPLPMQYLHYIGRALHGDLGTSIITNTSVAGEFFARFPATVELSLCALVFALVVGLPAGVIAALRRGSVVDHGVMGTALTGYSMPIFWWGLILIMVFSSYLGWTPVSGRIAVEYDFPHPTGFMLIDALLAPDEGSFKSAVSHLILPAIVLGTIPLAVIARMTRSSMLEVLREDYIRTARAKGLSPARVVVVHALRNALIPVVTVIGLQIGTLLAGAVLTETLFSWPGVGKWLIDAIGRRDYPVVQGGILLIATLVIVVNLVVDLLYGVLNPRIRHTR